One window of the Triticum dicoccoides isolate Atlit2015 ecotype Zavitan chromosome 3B, WEW_v2.0, whole genome shotgun sequence genome contains the following:
- the LOC119277010 gene encoding ATP synthase subunit epsilon, mitochondrial — translation MSAMTAAVPFWRAAGMTYIGYSNVCAALVRSCLKEPFKTEVSSREKVHFSLSKWTDEKQQKPTVRTDDE, via the coding sequence ATGTCGGCGATGACTGCGGCGGTGCCCTTCTGGCGCGCGGCGGGGATGACCTACATCGGCTACTCCAACGTCTGCGCGGCGTTGGTGCGGAGCTGCCTCAAGGAGCCCTTCAAGACCGAGGTCTCCTCCCGCGAGAAGGTCCACTTCTCCCTCTCCAAGTGGACCGACGAGAAGCAGCAGAAGCCCA